The following proteins are co-located in the Maridesulfovibrio sp. genome:
- a CDS encoding zinc dependent phospholipase C family protein, translating to MGKLTLILFFTVLLVLGCAASCLAWGPGVHMAIGNAVLSNTVLLSDTVAKLLLSNSAIFLYGCLSADIFIGKGSKAKRLHSHNWQTGFNLLDESDDDHLKAYSLGYLSHLAADIIAHNYYVPNLMQQAPSGGRLSHVYIEMLADDQVDWSAQEAARLFRRANQDADFNLRKHMDAKKYSFLFKKKVFHQTIGLLEYKAVSKSLKISKKVVPAFRQAYLRSIIDYSYRLVIDMLNSPQNAVALNFDPIGADNIALAKEENSWKTALKRNVPFSPRFEIDERITGLPKLDGVGDMFKSKASILSTAVSN from the coding sequence ATGGGAAAACTGACTCTGATTTTATTCTTTACTGTTCTGCTGGTTCTGGGCTGCGCTGCGAGCTGCCTTGCCTGGGGTCCGGGTGTGCATATGGCCATCGGCAATGCTGTGCTTTCAAACACTGTGCTGCTTTCTGATACCGTGGCAAAGTTGCTGCTCTCCAATTCAGCCATATTTCTTTACGGCTGCTTGAGTGCGGACATTTTCATCGGCAAAGGCAGCAAAGCCAAGCGATTACACAGCCATAACTGGCAAACCGGATTCAACCTGCTGGATGAATCCGATGATGATCACCTGAAAGCCTATTCTCTGGGTTATCTTTCCCATCTGGCAGCAGATATCATCGCTCACAACTATTATGTACCCAACCTCATGCAGCAGGCTCCCTCCGGGGGCAGGTTGAGCCATGTCTACATAGAAATGCTGGCCGATGATCAAGTTGACTGGTCAGCTCAGGAAGCGGCCCGCCTTTTCCGCAGGGCCAATCAGGATGCAGACTTCAATCTGAGAAAACACATGGATGCAAAGAAATATAGCTTCCTGTTCAAAAAAAAGGTGTTCCACCAGACCATCGGACTTCTGGAATATAAGGCGGTCAGCAAATCCCTTAAAATTTCAAAAAAGGTAGTCCCGGCTTTTCGTCAAGCTTACCTGCGCTCCATCATAGACTATTCATACCGGCTGGTGATTGACATGCTCAATTCTCCTCAGAATGCTGTAGCCCTTAATTTCGATCCCATCGGCGCAGACAATATTGCACTCGCCAAGGAAGAGAACAGCTGGAAAACCGCCCTCAAGCGCAACGTCCCCTTCTCTCCCCGTTTTGAAATTGATGAGCGGATAACCGGACTGCCCAAGCTGGACGGGGTGGGAGATATGTTTAAGTCAAAAGCAAGTATTCTCTCCACGGCTGTGAGCAATTAA
- a CDS encoding dihydroorotase: protein MTHPELVIRKAVWKGEEVDLLVADCKILDVIPSSDTMYEGAEVVAAKGLLLMPSMTDVHTHLREPGFEYKEDIASGLKAAVHGGFSNIMCMANTAPVNDNAVVTDEMLRKAKAAFPEGGPRLFPIGALTKGLEGKELAPMHEMAEAGCAAFSNDGLPVKNSELFRRAMEYGSDTGKPIIDHCEDPYLAPAAGVNEGEVSSVLGLAGQPDVAEAAQVARDLLMAEYLDMHIHLAHISCRKSVDLIAWAKKRGVKVTAETCPHYLLLTEEALNGYSSDTKVNPPLRTADDVEALLAGIKDGTIDMFATDHAPHAAHEKEVEFMYAPCGISGLDSALSLTWSLVASGKITFDDFIRMWTTAPCKTFDLPLNSFEKDDPADFFLFDPNEEWVLDSTTMHSKGKNTPFRGQTLKGRVISHFLSGKKIV, encoded by the coding sequence ATGACTCATCCTGAACTTGTCATCCGCAAGGCAGTATGGAAAGGCGAAGAAGTCGATCTCCTTGTTGCTGACTGCAAAATTTTAGATGTAATCCCGTCTTCCGACACCATGTATGAAGGCGCTGAGGTAGTAGCTGCAAAAGGTCTGCTGCTCATGCCTTCCATGACCGATGTTCACACCCACCTGCGTGAACCTGGCTTTGAATACAAGGAAGACATTGCCTCCGGCCTGAAAGCTGCTGTTCACGGCGGTTTCTCCAACATTATGTGCATGGCCAACACTGCTCCGGTCAACGACAATGCCGTTGTTACCGATGAAATGCTGCGTAAAGCCAAAGCAGCCTTCCCGGAAGGCGGTCCGCGTCTCTTTCCCATCGGCGCATTAACCAAGGGTCTGGAAGGCAAAGAACTGGCCCCCATGCATGAAATGGCTGAGGCCGGATGCGCAGCTTTCTCCAACGACGGTCTTCCGGTCAAGAACAGTGAGCTTTTCCGCAGGGCCATGGAATACGGTTCCGATACCGGAAAGCCGATTATCGACCATTGCGAGGATCCTTACCTTGCGCCCGCTGCCGGAGTGAATGAAGGCGAAGTATCATCCGTGCTCGGCCTTGCCGGACAGCCAGATGTTGCAGAGGCCGCACAGGTCGCCCGGGACCTGCTCATGGCTGAATATCTGGATATGCACATCCATCTTGCCCATATCTCCTGCCGTAAATCAGTGGACCTGATCGCATGGGCCAAGAAACGCGGGGTTAAGGTCACCGCTGAAACATGTCCTCACTACCTGCTGCTAACCGAAGAAGCCCTGAACGGCTACAGCTCGGACACCAAGGTCAACCCGCCCCTGCGCACCGCAGATGACGTAGAAGCCCTGCTGGCAGGTATCAAGGACGGAACCATCGACATGTTCGCCACCGATCATGCTCCCCACGCAGCCCACGAAAAAGAAGTCGAATTCATGTACGCACCATGCGGTATCTCCGGCTTGGATTCCGCCCTTTCCTTGACTTGGTCACTGGTGGCATCCGGAAAGATTACCTTTGACGATTTCATCCGCATGTGGACCACCGCTCCATGCAAGACTTTCGACCTGCCGTTGAACAGCTTTGAAAAAGACGATCCGGCTGACTTTTTCCTCTTTGATCCCAACGAAGAATGGGTGCTGGATTCAACTACAATGCACTCCAAAGGCAAAAACACTCCATTCCGCGGACAAACCCTGAAAGGACGGGTTATAAGCCATTTCCTTAGTGGCAAAAAAATAGTATGA
- a CDS encoding WD40 repeat domain-containing protein produces MISRKFKVGLTGLALLFVTAGMPAQGNAASKERVGQSYIEVPSQLRKGTTKSLKSYVSKLLSKKYVSAKKLYEPPFEGLEDKLYISVKREKAMPIIAGGVSSYAGNEEGLAAALYDGTVRIWSKHKCSKVRLPGGGGAMQTGYGSGSPTLAATGRDGRQIYVFNLDECSRIPGEIPVEHGPVKMMALSRTGEWLGIIDSFNTLLCGPVSGPLQEISILEGTPLYLGYTPGQGVLVAVEASGRIVKQGMKTQTRLDSDEVPGGPFVDARMAGYVVCLTRDNGSEVYWDLSKRATVKKSEALQQEPAWIYKRDGGLVYSTGVDRWKITEHLGMPMFIVSYSATEKLLRVRDLDRETRYYSVLDGKEISGTDAEDWKVISPSKGVYNVGKKQFRLYDMVCQKGTMRLYGRHLEDKGFYLWWENVGATAYLNPHPMELPVRESILDDSPAMWVPLIQGEVR; encoded by the coding sequence ATGATTTCTAGAAAATTCAAAGTAGGCCTTACCGGTCTGGCTTTATTGTTTGTTACAGCCGGAATGCCCGCGCAGGGGAATGCTGCGTCTAAGGAAAGAGTGGGGCAGTCTTATATTGAAGTGCCTTCCCAGTTACGGAAGGGAACTACAAAATCCCTTAAAAGTTATGTTTCCAAATTGCTGAGTAAAAAATATGTAAGTGCTAAAAAGCTCTATGAACCTCCTTTTGAAGGTTTGGAAGATAAGCTTTATATTTCTGTAAAACGCGAAAAAGCCATGCCGATCATTGCCGGAGGAGTTTCATCCTATGCCGGGAATGAAGAAGGATTGGCCGCAGCTCTTTATGATGGCACAGTCCGCATCTGGAGCAAGCATAAATGCAGTAAAGTACGCCTTCCCGGAGGGGGCGGAGCTATGCAGACCGGATACGGTTCCGGCAGTCCGACTCTGGCTGCAACAGGACGCGACGGTCGACAGATTTATGTCTTTAATCTTGATGAGTGTTCGAGGATACCGGGTGAAATTCCGGTGGAACACGGCCCTGTAAAGATGATGGCTCTTTCCCGCACAGGTGAATGGCTCGGTATCATCGATAGCTTTAATACGTTGCTTTGCGGTCCTGTTTCCGGTCCTCTTCAGGAAATTTCAATCCTTGAAGGTACACCTCTTTATCTTGGCTACACACCGGGGCAGGGCGTTCTGGTGGCAGTGGAAGCTTCGGGCAGAATCGTCAAGCAGGGCATGAAGACCCAAACCCGTCTGGATTCCGATGAAGTGCCCGGGGGGCCTTTTGTCGATGCCCGAATGGCGGGGTATGTGGTCTGCCTGACCCGTGATAACGGAAGTGAGGTTTATTGGGACCTCAGTAAAAGGGCGACAGTAAAAAAATCGGAAGCCCTGCAGCAGGAACCTGCCTGGATTTATAAACGCGACGGAGGGCTGGTCTATTCGACCGGGGTGGATCGCTGGAAGATTACCGAACATCTGGGCATGCCCATGTTCATAGTTTCCTATTCCGCTACAGAAAAGTTGCTAAGGGTTCGTGACCTTGATCGCGAAACCCGTTATTATAGTGTCTTGGACGGTAAAGAAATTTCCGGAACGGATGCTGAAGACTGGAAAGTAATTTCACCAAGCAAAGGTGTATACAACGTTGGGAAAAAGCAATTTCGTCTCTATGATATGGTATGCCAAAAGGGGACAATGCGTCTTTACGGCAGGCATTTAGAGGATAAGGGGTTTTATCTCTGGTGGGAAAATGTTGGTGCCACGGCGTATTTGAATCCGCATCCCATGGAATTGCCTGTTCGTGAGTCTATTTTGGATGACAGTCCGGCTATGTGGGTGCCCCTTATTCAAGGTGAAGTAAGATAA
- a CDS encoding HD domain-containing protein — MSEPFKDAVGICKTIMRNGYDAYIINERLQKLTIEDKGEEVELDISTELDFKRLAKLFPNIQPTEQQDVTAILKEGGNIFYFYTSETSNSSHPEECVSRMTPRLLKALEQKHQIPMSAACPYIPKAQDPYEGFAELSSGEVRLLGIPDQTLKKDYLMGIRALRFAANYNLPIETNTKIAIIRSCKRILDYVPVPEIMDEWRKVEAENMYVFVSLLFETMLLHGLIPELAALSRLTQVKNSKTGETEDVFTHTLDVMRLYPEELPYDWFGVVACMFHDVGKLYTAEEVEGQWQFLQHHRVGAKVTRKILTRLNFPQEDVDLICDLIRNHMRFHFMLTDKGIRKFKALDEYPRLIEMVRADIKARDTTYKEFNHNLKMLERADIPEEALDPFLNGNEIMQHTGLNPGPGVGIIRESLLKAQIAGDVTNMDEAIEYVIDQAKKA; from the coding sequence ATGAGCGAACCTTTCAAGGACGCGGTGGGAATTTGCAAAACCATCATGCGTAACGGCTATGATGCTTATATCATTAATGAAAGATTGCAAAAGCTGACCATTGAGGACAAAGGCGAAGAAGTCGAACTGGATATTTCCACCGAACTTGATTTCAAAAGGCTGGCTAAACTGTTCCCCAACATCCAGCCCACTGAGCAACAGGACGTTACCGCGATTTTGAAAGAAGGCGGAAATATTTTTTATTTCTATACTTCCGAAACCAGCAACTCTTCACATCCTGAAGAATGCGTATCCCGCATGACTCCCAGACTGCTCAAGGCTTTGGAACAAAAGCACCAGATCCCCATGTCTGCTGCCTGTCCTTACATTCCCAAGGCTCAGGACCCTTACGAAGGATTCGCAGAACTGAGCAGCGGTGAAGTCCGCCTGCTGGGTATCCCGGACCAGACTCTCAAAAAAGATTACCTCATGGGTATCAGGGCCTTGCGTTTTGCCGCAAACTACAACCTGCCCATTGAAACAAATACCAAAATCGCGATCATCCGCTCCTGCAAGCGTATTCTCGATTACGTACCCGTGCCTGAAATCATGGATGAATGGCGCAAGGTTGAAGCTGAAAACATGTACGTTTTCGTTTCCCTGCTCTTTGAAACCATGCTCCTGCACGGCCTGATTCCCGAACTTGCAGCTCTTTCCCGCCTGACTCAGGTTAAGAACAGCAAGACCGGCGAAACCGAAGACGTTTTCACCCACACCCTCGATGTCATGCGCCTCTACCCCGAAGAACTGCCTTACGACTGGTTCGGCGTGGTAGCCTGCATGTTCCACGATGTTGGTAAACTCTACACCGCCGAAGAAGTTGAAGGACAATGGCAGTTCCTGCAGCACCACCGCGTCGGCGCAAAAGTGACTAGAAAAATCCTGACCCGTCTCAACTTCCCTCAGGAAGATGTAGACCTTATCTGCGATCTGATACGCAACCACATGCGTTTCCACTTCATGCTCACCGACAAGGGTATCCGTAAGTTCAAGGCTCTGGATGAATATCCCCGCCTCATCGAAATGGTTCGCGCTGACATTAAAGCCCGCGACACCACCTACAAGGAATTCAACCACAACCTTAAAATGCTTGAGCGTGCCGATATCCCCGAAGAAGCACTTGATCCCTTCCTCAACGGTAACGAGATCATGCAGCACACCGGACTCAACCCCGGTCCCGGCGTCGGTATCATTCGCGAATCCCTGCTTAAAGCACAGATCGCCGGTGACGTTACAAACATGGATGAAGCCATTGAGTACGTTATCGATCAGGCTAAGAAAGCTTAA
- the sppA gene encoding signal peptide peptidase SppA, which yields MKKILLTIFILTSIALCGCQPKMNIFPDGTDPLLEKKLQGEGEHKVLVVSIDGTISDESKRGLLSNSPSLIQEVSSRLKLAAEDDKVKALVLKVNSPGGSVTASDILYNEIVRFKEKTGAKVIVNMMDVAASGGYYVSLPADHIMAHPTTLTGSVGVIFIRPKVEGLMEKIGVSVEVSKSGRNKDMGFPFKPDTPEQKKIIDDIIKDYADRFQGLVKKHRSISEDQLKAIFTAQVFSAQGAKKAGLVDSLGYLPDAVKTACKLAGIDENSQVITYKHKSYPNDTLYNSASSQAFSPALINIDAGNLMPPKAGFHYLWLPAAE from the coding sequence ATGAAAAAAATATTACTGACCATATTCATTCTCACTTCAATTGCACTTTGCGGCTGCCAGCCCAAGATGAATATTTTTCCGGACGGGACTGATCCCCTGCTTGAAAAGAAACTGCAAGGCGAAGGAGAACACAAGGTTCTTGTGGTCTCCATTGACGGAACAATTTCCGATGAAAGTAAGCGTGGATTGCTGAGCAATTCCCCCAGCCTCATTCAGGAGGTTTCCTCGCGGCTCAAACTTGCAGCCGAGGATGACAAAGTCAAAGCCCTTGTGCTCAAGGTCAATTCTCCCGGAGGCTCAGTTACCGCCAGCGACATCCTTTATAATGAAATAGTGCGCTTTAAAGAAAAGACCGGGGCAAAAGTTATAGTTAATATGATGGATGTGGCTGCTTCCGGCGGTTATTACGTCAGCCTGCCCGCTGATCATATCATGGCCCACCCCACCACGCTGACCGGGTCCGTCGGGGTCATCTTTATCCGCCCCAAAGTGGAAGGACTCATGGAAAAAATCGGGGTATCCGTGGAGGTTTCAAAATCAGGGCGCAACAAAGACATGGGCTTTCCCTTCAAGCCGGACACACCGGAACAGAAAAAAATCATCGATGATATTATCAAAGATTACGCAGACCGCTTTCAGGGACTGGTCAAAAAACACCGTTCCATCTCAGAGGATCAACTCAAAGCCATCTTCACAGCACAGGTTTTCAGTGCACAGGGGGCAAAGAAAGCAGGACTTGTGGATAGTCTCGGCTATCTTCCAGACGCAGTAAAAACAGCCTGTAAGTTGGCCGGAATTGATGAAAACTCACAAGTGATCACATACAAACACAAGAGTTATCCCAACGACACTCTTTATAACTCTGCTTCATCGCAGGCATTCTCCCCGGCACTGATCAATATTGATGCCGGAAACCTCATGCCGCCTAAAGCCGGATTTCATTACCTCTGGCTTCCGGCAGCGGAATGA
- a CDS encoding DnaJ family domain-containing protein has product MYFIAAIAESRIKEAERKGEFDDLPGKGRPLELEDDSMIPPELRMAYKALKNGGYLPPEMQLRKDIHSALDLLEYMEDEKERYTQMQKVNLLFERIKSMRGKEIAINEEDEYYKSIVERITLQSRITKENKG; this is encoded by the coding sequence ATGTATTTTATAGCGGCCATAGCGGAGTCTCGGATTAAGGAAGCTGAGCGTAAAGGGGAATTTGATGATCTTCCGGGCAAGGGAAGGCCCCTTGAGCTGGAAGACGACTCCATGATTCCCCCTGAGTTGCGCATGGCATATAAGGCCTTGAAGAATGGCGGCTACCTTCCTCCTGAGATGCAGCTTAGAAAAGATATTCATTCTGCCCTTGATTTGCTTGAATATATGGAAGATGAAAAGGAACGCTATACCCAGATGCAGAAAGTAAATCTGCTTTTTGAACGCATCAAGAGCATGCGCGGGAAGGAAATAGCCATCAATGAAGAAGATGAATATTACAAAAGCATAGTTGAGCGCATTACTTTACAGAGCAGGATAACCAAGGAAAACAAGGGATGA
- a CDS encoding LysE family translocator produces MFEYDLAHWTTFLLAALLLNIAPGPDMAYILSHTVTGGRKAGFAAMFGIWSGAFLYVLLTALGLAAIIAASATAFSIVKWVGVAYLFWLAIGAFRSKGSLLDISKNSKQLAPSAIFKQGMFIHLLNPKVATFFIAFLPQFVVEGAGPVWAQLMLHGTLIIVTAAFVEPPLIYAGDRITGRLRESQKLQRLLDKALGSVFVAFGVKLAMYER; encoded by the coding sequence ATGTTTGAATACGATCTTGCCCATTGGACAACCTTTCTATTAGCCGCCCTGCTGCTTAACATCGCACCGGGACCGGACATGGCCTACATACTCAGCCATACCGTCACCGGAGGCCGAAAAGCCGGATTCGCCGCTATGTTCGGAATCTGGTCCGGGGCTTTCCTCTATGTGCTCCTGACCGCACTTGGCCTTGCGGCCATTATTGCCGCATCCGCCACCGCTTTCTCAATCGTGAAATGGGTCGGGGTAGCTTACCTTTTCTGGCTGGCCATCGGAGCTTTCAGGTCCAAGGGCAGTCTGCTGGATATAAGCAAAAATTCAAAACAGCTGGCCCCTTCCGCAATCTTCAAGCAGGGCATGTTCATCCACCTGCTCAACCCCAAGGTTGCAACATTCTTCATAGCCTTCCTGCCGCAATTCGTAGTTGAAGGAGCCGGACCTGTCTGGGCCCAGCTGATGCTGCACGGAACACTGATCATCGTCACTGCAGCATTTGTTGAGCCTCCGCTAATCTACGCCGGAGACCGCATCACCGGAAGATTGCGCGAAAGCCAGAAACTGCAAAGATTGCTGGATAAAGCGCTGGGATCTGTCTTTGTCGCGTTTGGGGTAAAATTGGCTATGTATGAGAGATAA
- a CDS encoding aspartate carbamoyltransferase catalytic subunit: MEWRHKDLLDVSQLNKEEVQHVFETATYFQEINSRPVKKVPTLKGHSVVLFFAEASTRTKTSFDMAGKRLSCDTFSLAKSSSSLTKGETLKDTALTLQAMNPDGIVLRHWASGASQFLAERLDCSIINAGDGRHAHPTQALLDGFTLYQEWGSLEGKTILILGDIAHSRVARSNLILMNKMGAKVRFCGPRTLLPPQIRKWDAEVYTDINEACKGVDAIMCLRLQLERQQDGLLPDLREYSKYFGLGHKQLEQANTDVKIMHPGPMNRGVEINSELADCEASLVLDQVASGVATRMALLYLYLTRKK, encoded by the coding sequence ATGGAATGGCGACATAAAGATTTGCTGGATGTTTCCCAGCTCAACAAAGAGGAAGTACAGCATGTTTTTGAGACTGCTACTTACTTTCAGGAAATCAACTCCCGTCCGGTAAAAAAGGTACCGACTTTAAAAGGCCATAGTGTGGTCCTTTTTTTTGCCGAGGCAAGCACAAGGACCAAGACCTCCTTTGACATGGCCGGGAAACGTCTTTCCTGCGACACTTTCTCCCTTGCCAAAAGCTCCAGCAGCCTGACCAAGGGCGAAACTCTCAAGGATACCGCCCTGACACTTCAGGCCATGAATCCGGACGGCATTGTCCTGCGTCACTGGGCCAGCGGCGCGTCTCAATTTCTGGCTGAACGCCTCGATTGCAGCATCATCAACGCCGGTGACGGCCGCCACGCACATCCCACACAGGCCCTGCTTGACGGTTTCACCCTTTATCAGGAATGGGGCTCCCTTGAAGGCAAGACAATACTCATCCTTGGAGACATCGCGCACAGCCGTGTTGCGCGTTCAAACCTGATCCTGATGAACAAAATGGGCGCCAAGGTCCGTTTCTGCGGCCCGCGCACCCTGCTGCCGCCGCAGATCAGAAAATGGGACGCAGAAGTTTACACCGACATCAATGAAGCCTGCAAAGGCGTGGATGCAATCATGTGTCTCCGTCTCCAGCTGGAACGCCAGCAGGACGGTCTTCTGCCTGACCTGCGCGAATACTCCAAATATTTCGGTCTGGGCCATAAGCAGCTCGAACAGGCTAACACGGATGTAAAGATCATGCATCCCGGCCCCATGAACCGGGGAGTTGAAATCAACTCCGAGCTTGCCGACTGCGAAGCCAGCCTCGTGCTCGATCAGGTCGCATCCGGTGTAGCTACCCGCATGGCCTTACTTTACCTCTACCTCACCCGCAAAAAATAA
- a CDS encoding amidohydrolase family protein, whose translation MTHGENPVIEDFALIHDGERILETGIWSELNETFSGEVEDLGDVTIAPGLINAHVHLELSHLKGKTVQEQGFTNWIKSLLSNPLYDLDTEAVRDAVQQMCAEGTAFCVDISTRNGAQVAGIMDELTMGFYACCEAIGVQEPKEGAKFFPQKEFNHGRAAGSGHSLYSTGAELLQAVKAANDAAGLPYPIHLAENEEEDEIVAHGTGEFAGMLKGAGLLADCGNKGLRPVEYADSLGLLDDSTLAVHCVRVADSDINILAERKVNVCLCPRSNTYIGEGRAPWEKILKSGINTCLGTDSIASNHDLSMWNELEYLLKNIKISLSTAEALALVTTNSAKALKIDDLYGSLDKGKRAVYAIIPSHLEDLLF comes from the coding sequence ATGACCCACGGAGAAAATCCGGTTATCGAAGATTTCGCCCTCATCCATGACGGGGAGCGGATTCTGGAAACAGGAATTTGGTCAGAACTGAACGAGACTTTTTCCGGTGAAGTTGAAGACCTCGGTGATGTGACAATCGCCCCGGGGCTGATCAATGCCCACGTACACCTTGAACTTTCCCATCTGAAAGGCAAGACCGTGCAGGAGCAGGGCTTCACCAACTGGATCAAGTCTCTGCTTTCCAATCCCCTTTACGACCTTGATACCGAGGCCGTTCGAGACGCCGTGCAGCAAATGTGTGCTGAAGGCACTGCATTCTGCGTTGATATCTCCACACGCAACGGTGCACAGGTTGCAGGGATTATGGATGAACTGACCATGGGATTCTACGCCTGCTGCGAAGCTATCGGAGTGCAAGAACCCAAGGAAGGAGCTAAATTCTTTCCGCAAAAAGAATTCAACCATGGCCGCGCCGCCGGGTCCGGTCATTCCCTCTACTCAACCGGAGCTGAGCTTTTGCAGGCGGTAAAAGCAGCTAATGATGCAGCCGGACTGCCCTACCCAATCCATCTTGCGGAAAATGAGGAAGAGGATGAGATAGTAGCCCATGGCACCGGAGAATTTGCAGGAATGCTCAAGGGAGCAGGACTGCTGGCCGATTGCGGCAACAAAGGGTTACGCCCGGTTGAATATGCCGACTCCCTCGGCTTGCTGGATGATTCGACCCTTGCGGTTCATTGTGTTCGGGTTGCGGATAGCGACATAAACATCCTTGCCGAACGCAAGGTAAATGTCTGCCTCTGCCCCCGCTCAAATACATACATCGGTGAAGGCCGGGCTCCGTGGGAAAAAATCCTGAAATCTGGTATAAACACTTGTCTGGGAACGGACAGCATTGCTTCCAATCATGACTTATCCATGTGGAACGAGCTGGAATACCTGCTTAAAAACATCAAAATTTCCTTGTCCACGGCTGAAGCGCTTGCACTTGTAACCACAAACAGCGCCAAGGCTTTGAAGATAGATGACTTATATGGATCTCTGGATAAGGGGAAACGCGCTGTTTACGCTATAATCCCCTCACATCTTGAAGATCTTCTGTTTTAA
- a CDS encoding ATP-dependent 6-phosphofructokinase, which translates to MVKKANKTQQINTEIPVLGKAKIPSPLKRCVFIEDKERTLVNLAEEDMDSSSSNDVYQEFEKAGPRAFTYFDPSKTKCAVVTCGGLCPGLNDVIRSIVLEAHYLYKVPSVLGIKFGLQGFIPKFGHDVVELTADKVANIHQFGGTILGSSRGPQDPEEIVDALERMNISVLFMIGGDGTMRAAQKIVEEIEKRRIRISIIGVPKTIDNDISFVTKSFGFDTAVDKATEAIQSAHVESVGVVNGIGLVKLMGRESGFIAAQATLALKDVNFVLVPEHPFEFDGEYGLLRSLEKRLEERQHAVIVCAEGAGQEQCEYTGEKDASGNPVLCDVCTLIIRRIKDYFKDLGKDITLKFIDPSYIIRSVPANANDCVYCGFLGQHAVHAAMAGKTGMVVSRLQARYVHLPLDLVTIKRKKLNIKSDYWRAVLESTGQGHLRNDMEKDICEL; encoded by the coding sequence ATGGTTAAAAAAGCTAATAAAACACAGCAGATAAATACCGAGATCCCGGTGTTGGGCAAGGCTAAAATACCTTCTCCGCTCAAACGGTGTGTCTTCATTGAAGATAAGGAAAGAACCTTGGTTAACCTTGCTGAAGAGGACATGGATTCATCTTCCAGCAATGATGTCTATCAGGAGTTTGAAAAAGCCGGCCCTCGTGCATTCACCTATTTTGATCCTTCAAAGACCAAATGTGCGGTGGTTACCTGCGGCGGGCTTTGCCCCGGCCTGAATGATGTTATCCGTTCAATTGTACTTGAGGCTCACTATCTCTATAAGGTGCCTTCCGTACTGGGTATCAAGTTCGGCTTGCAGGGCTTCATCCCCAAGTTCGGACATGATGTTGTGGAGCTTACAGCCGATAAGGTTGCCAATATCCACCAGTTCGGCGGTACCATCCTCGGCTCGTCACGCGGTCCGCAGGACCCTGAAGAGATTGTCGATGCCCTTGAGCGGATGAATATTTCTGTGCTGTTCATGATCGGTGGTGACGGTACCATGCGCGCTGCCCAGAAGATTGTCGAAGAAATTGAGAAAAGGCGAATCAGAATTTCCATTATAGGTGTTCCAAAAACCATTGATAACGACATCAGTTTCGTTACCAAGTCATTTGGATTTGATACCGCAGTAGACAAGGCCACTGAAGCTATTCAGTCCGCTCATGTCGAATCCGTGGGCGTGGTCAACGGTATCGGCCTGGTTAAGCTTATGGGACGTGAATCCGGCTTTATTGCTGCACAGGCCACATTGGCCCTCAAAGACGTAAACTTCGTGCTCGTGCCCGAGCATCCTTTTGAATTCGACGGGGAATACGGTTTGCTTCGCTCCCTCGAAAAGCGTCTGGAGGAACGCCAGCACGCGGTTATTGTCTGCGCAGAGGGAGCCGGGCAGGAACAATGTGAATACACCGGGGAAAAGGATGCATCCGGAAACCCCGTGCTTTGCGATGTCTGCACCCTGATCATCCGCCGTATTAAGGACTACTTCAAGGATTTGGGCAAGGATATTACCTTGAAGTTTATTGACCCCAGCTACATTATTCGTTCCGTCCCGGCTAATGCCAACGATTGCGTTTATTGCGGTTTCTTAGGCCAGCATGCCGTACACGCAGCAATGGCAGGAAAGACCGGAATGGTGGTCAGCCGTTTGCAGGCCCGCTATGTGCACCTGCCGCTCGATCTGGTAACCATCAAGCGCAAGAAGTTGAACATCAAATCCGACTACTGGCGTGCGGTTCTTGAATCCACCGGTCAGGGACATCTGCGCAATGACATGGAGAAGGATATTTGTGAACTGTAG